A region from the Sutcliffiella horikoshii genome encodes:
- a CDS encoding GNAT family N-acetyltransferase, with amino-acid sequence MNFTYEEVPSDRLEICKEICNELMVYQKSLAYITPERFDNMTYETRLVPSVEKAQHNFVLVVKDEDEVIGYVYSNISPKEVYSSDFATFFDMNTVKKTHVGCLSQFYIKDKYRQYGIGSKLFSMSMDWLQNFDQVEDYFIFVSNGNEQALEFYKRKGFFVSHEILDGFITVLRNKKAENNE; translated from the coding sequence ATGAATTTTACATATGAAGAAGTACCTAGTGATAGATTAGAAATTTGCAAAGAAATATGTAATGAGTTAATGGTATACCAGAAATCATTGGCGTATATTACACCTGAACGTTTCGATAACATGACATATGAAACTAGGTTAGTTCCCTCTGTAGAAAAAGCTCAACACAATTTTGTGTTAGTAGTCAAAGATGAGGATGAAGTCATTGGCTATGTTTATTCAAACATTTCTCCAAAAGAGGTCTATTCCTCTGATTTCGCCACTTTTTTTGACATGAATACTGTTAAAAAAACTCATGTTGGATGTTTGTCTCAATTCTACATTAAGGATAAATATCGCCAATACGGAATTGGTTCAAAGCTGTTTTCAATGTCCATGGATTGGCTACAAAACTTTGATCAAGTAGAAGATTATTTTATTTTTGTTTCAAATGGGAATGAGCAGGCACTTGAGTTTTATAAGCGAAAGGGCTTTTTTGTAAGTCATGAGATTTTAGATGGGTTTATTACAGTTTTAAGAAACAAAAAGGCGGAAAACAATGAATAA
- a CDS encoding hydroxymethylglutaryl-CoA lyase, translated as MNLPSKATIIEVGPRDGLQNLKTFVPTDAKIEFIRELKKAGIPEMELTSFVSPMWVPQMSDAATIIESCNDSETRNFVLVPNQKGIERLRSTSCKNAAVFVGVSDTFNKKNINKTTEESLVELEPLVKELKDQGYFVRACISTSFYCPYEGKVAMEDVLALCKRFVAFGVDELSVADTVGMANPKESFDLFTLLKEVLEEVMLTAHFHNTRGMALANIFAALQAGVNRFDTSAGGLGGCPFAPGASGNVATEDVVYMLEHMGIETGINLKRVVRALENLLPHLDKQYESQYYKLVQANGTAVPPGV; from the coding sequence ATGAACTTGCCGTCCAAAGCCACAATTATCGAAGTCGGCCCTCGTGATGGGTTACAAAATTTGAAAACATTTGTACCAACGGATGCGAAAATTGAATTCATAAGAGAATTGAAAAAAGCAGGAATTCCGGAGATGGAGCTAACCTCCTTTGTCTCTCCAATGTGGGTACCACAAATGTCAGATGCCGCTACTATCATTGAAAGTTGCAATGACAGTGAGACCAGAAATTTTGTGTTAGTACCAAACCAGAAAGGGATTGAGAGATTAAGAAGCACTTCATGTAAAAATGCCGCTGTTTTTGTAGGGGTAAGCGATACATTTAATAAAAAAAATATTAATAAAACTACCGAGGAAAGCTTGGTGGAATTGGAACCTTTAGTAAAAGAATTAAAAGATCAAGGGTATTTTGTGCGTGCATGTATTTCAACTTCATTTTATTGTCCTTATGAAGGGAAAGTAGCCATGGAGGATGTCCTTGCTTTGTGTAAGCGCTTTGTTGCTTTTGGTGTGGATGAATTGAGCGTTGCAGATACAGTTGGAATGGCGAATCCAAAGGAATCTTTTGACCTTTTCACTTTGTTAAAAGAAGTACTTGAAGAGGTAATGTTAACCGCCCATTTCCATAACACGCGTGGTATGGCTCTGGCAAATATTTTTGCTGCGCTTCAAGCTGGTGTGAACCGTTTTGACACCTCAGCAGGCGGGCTTGGTGGCTGTCCTTTTGCACCGGGAGCATCCGGAAATGTGGCAACAGAGGACGTCGTCTATATGCTTGAGCATATGGGCATTGAAACTGGGATCAACTTGAAGCGTGTCGTAAGAGCATTAGAGAACCTCTTACCACATTTAGATAAGCAATATGAAAGCCAATATTATAAACTTGTACAAGCAAATGGAACAGCTGTCCCTCCTGGTGTATAA
- a CDS encoding alpha/beta hydrolase has translation MGILLSYILFVGIFFTNKVMYIRKKTNEEILQREKLLGHFKEDVYLKLPKRELTIPSPLGYNIYGEMFDVPGSTRYMIFSHGVTQNTLNSIKYMNIFLERGWNVVLYDHRRHGKSGGKTTSYGFYEKHDLKAVVDWVREHAGSEATIGIHGESMGAATLLMYAGGIEDGADFYIADCPFSDLEEQLTYRLKADFKIPKQLVMPIANTFLRIRDKYSIRDVSPINVIENIENPVLFIHSEPDDFIPIMMTQQLFEKKKGKKQLYVARNGMHAMSYTENREEYEKAIDEFLEEIGFGMKE, from the coding sequence ATGGGCATTTTACTTTCCTATATCCTGTTTGTCGGTATTTTTTTCACCAATAAAGTAATGTACATTCGTAAAAAAACAAACGAAGAAATTCTCCAGCGTGAAAAACTGCTCGGCCACTTTAAAGAAGATGTTTATTTGAAGTTACCTAAAAGAGAACTTACCATCCCCTCCCCACTTGGATACAATATTTACGGGGAAATGTTTGATGTACCAGGTTCAACCCGTTATATGATTTTCAGTCATGGTGTTACACAGAACACCCTCAATTCGATTAAATACATGAATATCTTCCTTGAAAGAGGCTGGAATGTCGTATTATATGATCATCGTAGACATGGTAAATCCGGTGGGAAGACAACAAGCTATGGCTTTTATGAAAAGCATGATTTAAAAGCGGTCGTAGATTGGGTTCGGGAACATGCAGGAAGTGAAGCAACCATCGGGATCCATGGGGAATCCATGGGTGCTGCAACACTGCTCATGTATGCTGGAGGAATTGAAGACGGTGCAGATTTCTACATCGCTGATTGTCCTTTTTCTGATCTTGAGGAACAGCTGACCTACCGTTTGAAAGCAGATTTCAAAATTCCCAAGCAGCTTGTCATGCCAATTGCCAATACTTTTTTACGCATAAGAGATAAGTACTCCATCCGGGATGTCTCACCCATCAATGTTATTGAAAACATCGAGAATCCAGTCTTATTTATCCACAGTGAACCTGATGACTTTATTCCGATTATGATGACACAGCAACTTTTTGAAAAGAAAAAAGGCAAAAAGCAGTTGTATGTTGCTAGAAACGGAATGCATGCGATGAGCTACACGGAAAATCGCGAGGAATACGAAAAAGCGATTGATGAATTTTTGGAGGAAATTGGTTTTGGCATGAAAGAGTAA
- a CDS encoding alpha/beta hydrolase, protein MLEYFTVTITPFQSERRVSVLLPKGYEKTDKRYPVLYMHDGQNLFIDSEASFGVSWGIKDFLEQESDLEIIVVGIDCNHEGFERFNEYAPWENRELGQKLLNDENLTGGKGKEYIDYLTFELKPLIDEKYRTLPEETAMAGSSMGGLISTYAACKYPHIYKRIASLSSAYWINQREIEAYIRESDLNEVERFYLDVGTKEDTSFINHQIYIDSSQSVFDLLVKKVGKVRFDVVEDAVHNEAAWRKRLPAMFEFLYN, encoded by the coding sequence ATGCTGGAATATTTCACCGTAACTATCACCCCTTTTCAATCAGAGCGACGAGTAAGTGTCCTGTTACCAAAAGGTTATGAAAAAACGGACAAGCGATATCCTGTATTGTATATGCACGATGGACAAAATTTGTTTATCGATAGCGAAGCAAGCTTTGGGGTCAGCTGGGGGATCAAAGACTTTTTAGAACAAGAGTCAGATCTTGAGATTATTGTGGTGGGTATAGATTGCAACCATGAAGGTTTTGAACGTTTCAACGAATATGCACCATGGGAAAATAGAGAGTTGGGACAAAAGCTCCTCAATGATGAGAACCTTACAGGTGGTAAAGGAAAAGAATATATTGATTACTTAACTTTTGAGTTAAAGCCTTTGATTGATGAAAAATACCGTACACTACCAGAAGAAACGGCAATGGCCGGAAGTTCCATGGGTGGACTTATTTCAACATATGCGGCATGCAAATACCCTCATATCTACAAACGGATTGCATCCCTGTCCTCTGCCTATTGGATTAATCAACGTGAAATAGAAGCATACATACGAGAAAGTGATTTAAATGAGGTTGAACGATTTTATTTAGATGTCGGAACGAAAGAAGATACTTCTTTTATCAATCATCAAATATATATCGACTCCAGTCAAAGTGTATTTGATTTATTGGTAAAGAAGGTCGGGAAGGTACGCTTTGATGTGGTAGAGGATGCAGTTCATAACGAGGCTGCTTGGCGCAAGAGGCTTCCTGCCATGTTTGAGTTTTTGTATAACTAA
- a CDS encoding nucleotidyltransferase domain-containing protein, whose translation MKVDHLQRLPAMEAAKKIIKKFFPDCNGAILAGSVVRRQESPTSDLDIVVFDQKLPASYRESFEELGWPVELFCHNLESYQAFLKSDCERARPCLPRMIAEGIVLKDKGILDDIKQEAKTLLHAGPEKWDVSTIKLKRYFLTDVLDDFIGTTNRSEGVFIAGTLAELAAEFVLRTNNRWIGSSKWIHRSLVEFDVDFAGAFTEAFDLFYTTNDKSKVIHIVEEILEPQGGRFFAGFSLGKGSSDN comes from the coding sequence ATGAAAGTAGATCATCTACAACGATTACCTGCAATGGAAGCTGCAAAGAAAATCATAAAAAAATTTTTTCCTGATTGTAATGGGGCGATACTCGCGGGTAGCGTGGTCCGTCGACAGGAGAGTCCCACGTCAGACTTGGATATTGTGGTCTTTGATCAAAAGTTACCCGCTTCATACAGGGAATCCTTCGAAGAATTAGGATGGCCGGTTGAGTTATTCTGCCATAACCTAGAGTCCTATCAAGCATTTCTTAAAAGCGATTGCGAAAGGGCACGACCATGCTTGCCAAGAATGATTGCAGAGGGGATTGTTCTAAAGGATAAGGGTATTTTAGATGATATAAAACAAGAGGCAAAAACACTTTTACATGCTGGACCAGAAAAATGGGACGTATCAACAATTAAGTTGAAACGATATTTCCTTACCGATGTTTTAGATGACTTTATAGGGACTACGAATCGGTCTGAGGGAGTATTTATAGCCGGAACACTTGCTGAACTTGCAGCAGAATTTGTTTTAAGAACTAATAATAGATGGATCGGTTCTTCCAAATGGATTCATCGTTCTCTTGTAGAATTTGATGTTGACTTTGCAGGAGCATTTACGGAAGCGTTTGATTTATTTTATACCACCAATGATAAGAGCAAAGTTATACATATTGTAGAGGAAATATTGGAACCTCAAGGTGGTAGGTTTTTTGCTGGGTTCTCTTTAGGAAAGGGAAGCTCAGACAACTAG
- a CDS encoding VOC family protein, whose amino-acid sequence MKLGAFSVSLTVKDIHKSKEFYECLGFEVLGGEISQNWLIMKNESCVIGLFQGMFEKNILTFNPGWNQNAENLDEFTDVRVLQKNLKEKGIKILTEADESTKGPASLTIEDPDGNPILIDQHR is encoded by the coding sequence ATGAAACTAGGCGCATTTTCAGTTAGTTTAACAGTTAAAGACATCCATAAATCAAAAGAATTCTATGAGTGTCTCGGCTTTGAAGTATTGGGAGGGGAAATCAGCCAAAATTGGTTGATTATGAAGAATGAAAGTTGTGTGATTGGGCTTTTCCAAGGGATGTTTGAGAAAAATATTTTGACATTTAATCCAGGCTGGAATCAAAATGCAGAGAACTTGGATGAATTTACAGATGTCAGAGTCCTTCAAAAGAACCTTAAGGAAAAAGGAATTAAAATCCTGACAGAAGCAGATGAATCAACTAAGGGACCGGCCAGCCTCACAATAGAAGATCCAGATGGCAACCCTATCTTAATTGATCAGCATAGATAA
- a CDS encoding ferritin-like domain-containing protein: MDEQIKELNAFLEGEFMGIHAYEHYIKNTQDEAIKKDLQTIQQNHKMHAIFVAERIQNLGGEAIDDVGLVGAFQERVQQVKGYPKDSRAIIEGAIHGEEFGSDMMAEFVKGDLDLESKNMVQSILKEHMQHIELLKKHLK, encoded by the coding sequence ATGGACGAGCAAATCAAGGAATTAAACGCCTTTTTGGAAGGTGAATTCATGGGCATTCATGCGTATGAACATTATATTAAAAACACACAGGATGAAGCGATAAAGAAAGATTTGCAAACGATCCAGCAAAACCATAAGATGCATGCCATATTTGTTGCAGAAAGAATTCAAAACTTGGGTGGCGAAGCGATCGATGATGTAGGCCTGGTAGGAGCTTTTCAGGAGAGAGTACAACAGGTAAAGGGCTACCCGAAGGATTCTCGAGCCATTATTGAAGGCGCTATCCATGGCGAGGAATTCGGCTCCGATATGATGGCAGAGTTTGTGAAGGGTGACCTTGATTTGGAGAGTAAGAATATGGTCCAGTCCATATTGAAGGAGCATATGCAGCATATTGAATTATTGAAAAAACACTTGAAATAG
- a CDS encoding LysE family translocator gives MEIIWIILHFIVLGISLAAPVGPINLEMIKRGISSGFYASWLVGLGGMTADIIFLLIILIGMAPYLQLQWVEICMYGIGGTLLLYLGITTIYSSFTKRKILEIGQPIQRNSYVVGFSIAAFNPINFVFWFGIFGSSIHALSEKSWIVALLGCFSLLLGIFLWNLNIAFTVHFARAFIKEKILKTVNLGAGIFLTVSAFPFLFRFLKLIL, from the coding sequence ATGGAAATAATATGGATAATCCTTCACTTTATTGTACTTGGTATCAGTTTGGCTGCTCCGGTGGGTCCAATAAATTTAGAAATGATCAAACGAGGAATTTCTTCTGGGTTTTATGCCTCCTGGCTGGTAGGACTGGGGGGAATGACTGCTGATATTATATTTTTATTAATCATCTTAATTGGAATGGCACCTTATCTTCAACTCCAATGGGTGGAAATATGCATGTATGGAATAGGTGGTACTCTATTGCTATACCTTGGGATAACGACTATCTACAGCTCTTTTACAAAGAGGAAAATTCTCGAGATTGGACAACCTATTCAGAGGAATTCATATGTGGTTGGATTTAGCATTGCTGCTTTTAATCCAATCAATTTTGTTTTCTGGTTCGGCATTTTCGGTTCCTCTATTCACGCTCTTTCCGAGAAAAGTTGGATAGTTGCATTACTAGGTTGCTTCTCCTTATTACTCGGGATTTTTTTGTGGAACTTGAATATCGCCTTTACGGTTCACTTTGCACGCGCGTTTATTAAAGAAAAAATCCTTAAAACCGTTAATCTTGGGGCAGGGATATTTTTGACGGTATCTGCTTTTCCGTTTTTGTTTAGGTTTCTGAAGCTGATTTTATAA
- a CDS encoding YnfA family protein, translated as MIHAFALFIGAGIAEIGGGYLIWLWLREGKSAYLGLAGGIALALYGVLATFQSFPSFGRVYAAYGGVFIILSVLWGWGVDRKTPDFYDWVGAAFCLVGVGVMLFAPRS; from the coding sequence TTGATACATGCTTTTGCTTTGTTTATTGGGGCTGGAATAGCTGAAATAGGTGGTGGCTATTTAATATGGCTTTGGCTGAGGGAAGGGAAATCTGCTTATTTGGGATTGGCTGGAGGGATTGCCCTAGCTCTATACGGTGTCTTAGCAACGTTTCAAAGTTTCCCTTCATTTGGTAGGGTATATGCTGCATATGGAGGAGTGTTCATTATTCTTTCGGTACTGTGGGGATGGGGCGTTGATAGGAAGACACCAGATTTTTATGATTGGGTTGGAGCGGCGTTTTGTTTGGTCGGAGTGGGTGTCATGTTATTTGCACCTAGGAGTTGA
- a CDS encoding GNAT family N-acetyltransferase: MKIKIDDVTHPAVIAFVEEHMRNLNLLSPPESNHYLDLDALRKPDVTFWSVWEGTEVVGCGALKELDAKSGEVKSMRTSALHLRKGIGAQILQSIIQAGKERGYQNLYLETGSMEAFYPAQKLYKSFGFDYCEPFADYEEDPNCVFMMKKL; this comes from the coding sequence ATGAAAATTAAGATTGATGATGTTACACACCCAGCGGTCATAGCGTTTGTTGAGGAGCATATGAGAAATTTAAATCTGCTCTCTCCACCAGAAAGCAACCATTATTTGGACTTAGATGCTTTGAGAAAACCGGATGTTACTTTTTGGAGCGTGTGGGAAGGAACTGAGGTTGTTGGTTGTGGAGCGCTTAAGGAGTTGGACGCCAAGAGTGGTGAGGTGAAATCCATGAGAACTTCAGCGTTGCATTTAAGAAAAGGTATAGGCGCGCAAATCCTTCAATCCATTATTCAAGCTGGAAAAGAACGTGGTTATCAGAATTTATATCTTGAAACAGGTTCCATGGAGGCTTTTTATCCTGCGCAGAAACTCTATAAAAGTTTTGGATTTGACTATTGTGAGCCGTTTGCCGATTACGAAGAAGATCCTAATTGTGTTTTCATGATGAAGAAATTATAA
- a CDS encoding nitroreductase family protein, whose protein sequence is MNNTTTKSAIETMKERHSVRKYTQYDMPQKDLQDILEATITAPSSWNLQHWKFLVIQSDSQKEKLLPIAYNQQQVVDSSVTIAVLGDLEANHNAERVYGEVVNKGFMTPEVKEILTNQIHGAYTNDQFARDEAVMNASLASMQLMLAAKEKGYDSVPMGGFDKVAFRKEFNIPERYVPIMLISVGNSAAEAHGTLRFPLDEVVTYETF, encoded by the coding sequence ATGAATAACACAACTACTAAATCAGCAATCGAAACGATGAAAGAACGTCATTCTGTGCGTAAATACACGCAATACGATATGCCTCAAAAGGATCTTCAAGACATATTAGAGGCAACCATTACTGCACCATCTTCATGGAATCTGCAGCATTGGAAATTCCTTGTCATTCAATCTGACAGTCAGAAAGAGAAGCTTTTACCAATTGCCTACAACCAGCAACAAGTAGTCGACAGTTCCGTCACAATTGCGGTGTTAGGTGATCTTGAAGCAAACCACAACGCGGAAAGAGTGTATGGGGAAGTGGTGAACAAAGGATTTATGACTCCTGAGGTAAAAGAAATATTAACAAACCAGATTCACGGTGCTTATACAAATGACCAGTTTGCACGTGATGAAGCGGTAATGAACGCGTCGCTAGCCTCTATGCAATTGATGCTTGCAGCCAAAGAAAAAGGCTATGACTCAGTGCCAATGGGTGGATTTGATAAAGTAGCTTTCAGAAAAGAATTTAACATCCCTGAGCGTTATGTCCCTATTATGTTAATCTCTGTTGGTAATTCAGCTGCAGAGGCACATGGAACATTACGTTTCCCATTAGATGAAGTTGTAACGTATGAAACATTTTAA
- a CDS encoding YqcI/YcgG family protein, producing the protein MQQLDLEVLYSLKNVPPWGRQVFSEFSNDMLSETRPFPCVFGVEGFKQGSLRFAFIESPTSSNAMEDLADALKLYLEEARELGKNTSFVAFFKPEEKKTLEQYEIQFWNILQHLHQLDEKEWPENIPTDPNHYLWEFSFHDEPIFVVCNTPAHEKRASRRASTFMITFQPRWVFDGINGETQIGKLFQKTVRDRLEVYDSVSAHPSLNWYGKTETREWRQYFLMDDNNVETSKCPFHASLEKENNNTSGVTYSFPSDFKEFRVERGVGGSLEKITMELLPIKGTGYVEVQKDEPFKAHPTHTHPTNEVLHILSGSVSMEVGGELITCQEGDRIYLPKETLHGSLAGIDGCLYVIAVLK; encoded by the coding sequence ATGCAGCAATTAGACCTGGAAGTACTTTATTCATTAAAGAATGTTCCTCCATGGGGGAGGCAAGTTTTCTCGGAATTCTCAAACGATATGTTGTCTGAAACCCGGCCGTTTCCATGTGTATTCGGGGTAGAAGGGTTTAAACAGGGCTCGCTTCGTTTTGCTTTTATTGAAAGTCCAACAAGTTCAAATGCAATGGAGGACTTGGCAGATGCTTTAAAATTATATCTTGAAGAAGCGAGGGAACTCGGGAAGAATACATCGTTTGTTGCATTCTTTAAGCCGGAGGAGAAAAAAACGTTAGAACAGTATGAAATACAATTTTGGAATATACTCCAACACTTACATCAGCTGGATGAAAAGGAATGGCCGGAAAATATCCCAACAGATCCAAATCATTATCTATGGGAATTTTCTTTTCATGATGAACCAATATTCGTTGTTTGCAACACTCCTGCACATGAAAAACGAGCAAGTAGGAGAGCTTCAACGTTTATGATCACTTTCCAGCCTAGATGGGTGTTTGACGGTATAAATGGCGAGACGCAAATTGGTAAGTTATTTCAAAAAACAGTCAGGGATCGTTTGGAAGTGTATGATAGTGTATCGGCTCATCCTTCGCTTAACTGGTATGGTAAAACAGAAACGAGAGAATGGAGGCAGTACTTCTTAATGGATGATAATAATGTGGAGACATCAAAATGCCCATTTCACGCGTCGTTGGAAAAGGAGAATAATAATACGTCAGGGGTTACTTATTCATTCCCTTCAGACTTTAAAGAGTTTCGAGTAGAAAGAGGGGTAGGAGGTAGTCTTGAAAAAATAACAATGGAACTATTACCGATCAAGGGAACAGGATATGTGGAAGTACAGAAAGACGAACCGTTCAAAGCCCATCCTACTCATACCCACCCAACAAATGAGGTCTTACATATTTTGAGTGGGAGTGTATCAATGGAAGTGGGAGGCGAGCTTATTACCTGTCAGGAAGGGGACCGGATTTACTTACCAAAAGAAACGTTACACGGATCTTTAGCCGGCATTGATGGATGTTTGTATGTCATTGCAGTATTAAAATAA
- a CDS encoding class I SAM-dependent methyltransferase, with product MNNIYSDNLEKYADANEYDHKHENFLIDLPLILEWAPADGPIVELACGTGRLTVPIAELGHEMIGVDIHAGMLEQAKAKAIDKNLTIQWFLQDCTQLSLKQSTKLMFMCGNSFQHFLTNEVQDALFQSVHRHLEDGAIFIFDTRNPIMEELSKVDEYEEHFKHSNGLRVREYHKETYNPMTQILHCETERRFFKGTNVASVENDKISLRYVFPLEMRRLINVHGFRILHEYGDWKKGSLTPKSPQMIYVCRKI from the coding sequence ATGAATAATATTTACAGTGATAATCTGGAAAAATATGCAGATGCAAATGAATATGACCATAAACACGAGAATTTTTTAATAGACTTACCTTTAATTCTTGAATGGGCACCTGCAGATGGACCGATAGTTGAATTAGCGTGCGGAACGGGTAGATTGACAGTTCCAATAGCAGAACTAGGGCATGAAATGATAGGAGTGGACATTCATGCAGGCATGCTCGAACAGGCAAAGGCCAAGGCTATTGATAAAAATTTAACCATTCAATGGTTCTTACAGGATTGCACTCAGTTATCTCTTAAACAATCCACTAAGTTAATGTTCATGTGTGGTAACTCCTTTCAACATTTCTTGACCAATGAGGTACAAGATGCACTTTTCCAATCCGTCCACCGACACCTAGAAGATGGAGCGATATTCATTTTTGATACAAGAAATCCGATTATGGAGGAGTTATCAAAAGTGGATGAGTATGAAGAGCATTTTAAGCATTCTAATGGTTTGCGGGTGAGAGAGTATCATAAAGAAACGTATAATCCTATGACACAGATACTTCACTGCGAGACAGAAAGAAGATTTTTCAAAGGCACAAATGTAGCATCGGTAGAGAACGATAAAATATCATTGCGTTATGTTTTCCCATTGGAAATGCGACGTCTTATTAATGTGCATGGATTTAGGATATTACATGAATATGGGGACTGGAAGAAGGGTTCATTAACTCCTAAAAGTCCCCAAATGATCTATGTTTGCCGAAAAATATAG
- a CDS encoding zinc ribbon domain-containing protein YjdM, with product MSTLPNCPKCNSEYTYEDGNQLVCPECAYEWTPGSEGMEEEKVYKDANGNILNDGDTVTVIKDLKVKGSSSVVKQGTKVKNIRLVEGDHDIDCKIDGFGAMQLKTEFVKKV from the coding sequence ATGTCAACATTACCAAACTGTCCAAAATGTAATTCTGAATATACATATGAAGATGGAAACCAACTAGTCTGCCCGGAATGTGCTTACGAATGGACGCCTGGTTCGGAGGGAATGGAAGAAGAAAAAGTGTACAAGGATGCAAATGGAAATATCCTTAATGACGGAGATACGGTCACAGTCATAAAGGACCTAAAAGTAAAAGGTAGTTCTTCTGTTGTGAAACAGGGAACAAAAGTGAAAAATATCCGTCTTGTTGAAGGCGATCATGATATTGATTGTAAAATTGATGGGTTTGGTGCTATGCAGCTAAAGACGGAGTTTGTTAAAAAAGTGTAA
- a CDS encoding VOC family protein: protein MKISDLHHVSLAVNDVEEAKNFYGTLLGFPELKRPDFDFPGAWYEVGNSQLHLIENKQAETLRHKDHIDSRDGHFAIRVEDYYQTVEFLESKGIEIVQKPHSKSGFAQIFCMDPSNNLIEFNVDQKDLTEKE, encoded by the coding sequence ATGAAAATATCAGACTTACATCATGTCAGCCTTGCAGTAAATGATGTGGAAGAAGCAAAAAACTTCTACGGAACACTCCTTGGGTTTCCTGAGTTAAAAAGACCAGACTTTGACTTTCCTGGTGCATGGTATGAGGTTGGGAATTCTCAGCTTCATTTAATAGAAAATAAACAGGCAGAAACCTTGAGGCACAAAGATCATATCGACAGTAGAGATGGTCATTTTGCCATCAGAGTAGAAGATTATTATCAAACGGTGGAATTCCTTGAAAGTAAAGGCATTGAAATAGTACAAAAACCTCATAGCAAAAGCGGTTTTGCACAAATCTTTTGTATGGATCCTTCCAATAATTTAATTGAATTTAATGTAGACCAGAAAGACCTTACGGAGAAGGAGTAG
- a CDS encoding aminoglycoside phosphotransferase family protein, producing MVKIIEQEIPFMREANSVQQLTKGFSDDQKFVIDDKYLIRLFPIEDANHRRKEFETISMLSSLSDLVPEAIEFGVQEALGLAYMVLSYLPGKDGEEALSSLSESEQYHVGFQAGNELKKLHEYPAPEGTEPWNIHKKRKSDRYIEELKLLEDLDTRVVNKLISYIKLNEYLMEGRPNRFQHDDFHPSNIIVERKEFNGFIDFQRMDWGDPIHDLQKLGFFGIKVSVPFSIGALDGYNGGEKISEEFWQLFALYSAMHVVSSFVWGKKMGDEQYDLLSRYAMDVLGDHDDFRENMPRWYRDMR from the coding sequence TTGGTTAAAATTATTGAGCAAGAAATTCCGTTCATGAGAGAAGCAAACAGTGTACAGCAACTTACCAAGGGGTTTTCTGATGATCAGAAGTTCGTAATTGATGATAAGTACCTTATCCGTCTTTTTCCTATAGAAGATGCTAATCATAGAAGGAAAGAATTTGAAACAATCTCTATGTTATCCTCACTCTCGGATTTGGTGCCAGAAGCAATAGAATTTGGTGTACAGGAAGCCCTAGGATTAGCTTATATGGTATTGTCATATCTGCCAGGTAAAGATGGAGAAGAGGCGTTAAGTAGTTTGTCAGAAAGCGAGCAGTATCATGTTGGCTTTCAAGCGGGGAATGAACTAAAAAAATTGCATGAATATCCTGCTCCTGAAGGAACCGAACCATGGAACATACATAAGAAAAGAAAAAGTGACAGATACATAGAAGAATTAAAGCTACTAGAGGATTTAGACACGAGAGTTGTCAATAAACTCATAAGCTATATAAAATTAAATGAGTACTTAATGGAAGGCCGCCCTAACAGATTCCAGCATGATGATTTTCACCCTAGTAATATTATTGTAGAGAGGAAGGAATTCAATGGGTTTATTGATTTTCAGAGAATGGACTGGGGAGACCCCATACATGACTTACAGAAACTAGGCTTCTTTGGAATAAAGGTTAGTGTTCCTTTTTCCATTGGTGCCCTTGATGGATATAATGGTGGAGAGAAAATTAGTGAGGAGTTTTGGCAGCTATTTGCTCTTTATAGTGCGATGCATGTAGTTTCATCATTCGTGTGGGGAAAGAAGATGGGAGACGAGCAGTATGATCTATTGTCCCGATATGCGATGGATGTCTTGGGGGATCATGATGATTTTAGGGAGAATATGCCTCGTTGGTATAGGGATATGAGGTAG